The following coding sequences lie in one Anomaloglossus baeobatrachus isolate aAnoBae1 chromosome 7, aAnoBae1.hap1, whole genome shotgun sequence genomic window:
- the LOC142246242 gene encoding histone H4 translates to MSGRGKGGKGLGKGGAKRHRKVLRDNIQGITKPAIRRLARRGGVKRISGLIYEETRGVLKVFLENVIRDAVTYTEHAKRKTVTAMDVVYALKRQGRTLYGFGG, encoded by the coding sequence ATGTCAGGTCGCGGTAAAGGAGGAAAAGGTCTCGGGAAAggcggcgccaagcggcacaggaaggtgctCCGTGATAACATCCAGGGCATTACCAAGCCTgccatccgccgtctcgcccgcagaggaggcgtcaagcgcatctccggcctcatctacgaagagactcgcggagtcctgaaagttttcctggagaatgtgatccgtgacgccgtcacctacaccgagcacgccaagaggaagaccgtcaccgccatggacgtggtgtacgcgctgaagcgccagggccgcactctctacggcttcggAGGTTAA
- the LOC142246244 gene encoding histone H2A type 1-like, giving the protein MSGRGKQGGKARAKAKTRSSRAGLQFPVGRVHRLLRKGNYAERVGAGAPVYLAAVLEYLTAEILELAGNAARDNKKTRIIPRHLQLAVRNDEELNRLLGGVTIAQGGVLPNIQAVLLPKKTESGKKSK; this is encoded by the coding sequence atgtctggacgcggcaaacaaggagggaaggcccgcgctaaggccaagacccgctcatcccgggcaggGCTGCAGTTCCCAGTCGgtcgtgtgcacaggcttctccgcaagggcaattatgccgagagagtgggcgccggcgctccggtctacctggccgctgtgctcgagtatctgactgctgagatcctggaattggccggcaatgctgcccgggacaacaagaagacTCGCATCATCCCCCGTCACCTGCAGCTGGCTgtgcgcaatgacgaggagctgaacaggctgctgggtggggtgaccattgctcagggaggcgtcctgcccaacatccaggccgtgctgctgcccaagaagacCGAGAGCGGCAAGAAGAGCAAGTAA
- the LOC142246245 gene encoding histone H2B 1.1-like, producing MPDPAKSAPAAKKGSKKAVTKTQKKDGKKRRKTRKESYAIYVYKVLKQVHPDTGISSKAMGIMNCFVGDIFERISGEASRLAHYNKRHTITSREIQTAVRLLLPGELAKHAVSEGTKAVTKYTSAKVRVVRRTELERGLRSANRIETNCGRLAHL from the exons ATGCCTGATCCTGCCAAGTCCGCCCCAGCCGCCaagaagggctccaagaaagccgtgaccaagactcagaagaaggacggcaagaagcggaggaagaccaggaaggagagctatgccatctacgtgtacaaggtgctgaagcaggtgcaccccgacaccgggatctcctccaaggccatgggcatcatgaaTTGCTTCGTTGGTGACATCTTCGAGCGCATCTCaggggaagcctcccgcctggctcattacaacaagcgccacaccatcacctcccgggagatccagaccgccgtgcgcctgctgctgccgggagagctggccaagcacgccgtgtccgagggcaccaaggccgtcaccaagtacaccagcgccaa ggttcgagtggttcgccggaccgaactcgaacgcggccttcgTTCAGCGAACCGAATTGAGACGAACTGCGgccggttggctcatctctag